The following are from one region of the Coffea eugenioides isolate CCC68of chromosome 2, Ceug_1.0, whole genome shotgun sequence genome:
- the LOC113760601 gene encoding protein timeless homolog isoform X3: protein MEGLSTICAGIGILEEDDHGNRIGYSKSQYCLDNLKDLLRFMRRDDPQTREVFKQVCKWNTVGKDLIPIMEYCQDDRNLVLNAVKVLVFLTMPIDPTSDDIPQQIEYLWGVKSSVTFSQIVPVILSLLEKPLENLESEMFMEDDWKLVQLVLTLFRNLLAIQEISTQQKVGGSATQFLSLRDRFLELLFQENMMEIILVLSQHVGGSCGYLRQDNLLLLETFYYIFMSQEPELIAKAYLENSKEDENVESSLKGLSCIMQAEKEKRKLNKLHNLGGYSQFSGTFTRLTMDGSKTLFKGNPCSASHDALLKAHKNHRGPSKRTVWDHGKLPSTKTKILQLLHDFIDQFLSGGYNVLMQSIREDIDKECHAIQNNDVVTFFQVAWFVTSFQYHKFLNSKPCVQVDGKSSIDQNADKTLFGGTMCGPIAESLNESMFLVLISKWRFAFDGLKETNDYKMLSAAGSLLKIMIRILDLVLKQSLEDSTEPKTARILLYKLFYNQTEEGMTQFLLNMIKLFDTHKQAKSDFADLVETLYVIIRLLENLQTRGTLRVSKRSRKRKVKKDLFNESVEKDVTAQNEVIGPSYEQSEAVGILGKEKAVVHDSVGTTNEDLSQVSPHTEFGAEIVNSKSKPEVEQNVCHETYQGIDDSSGDEQPVTDEVDFNISTVVSALSNQTIIKNLCWLLKFYKSNSLGTNHYIISLLRRVCEDLELSPMLYQLSLLTTFYDILEEQKSRPCKEHENIVLFLTNLVRRMLRKMKTRPLLFVEVLFWKTRGECHLINAECMLKVVGNLRKEIRKGGLNEETGLPYGQGWVRRSIADALGDDEADIMTFHEEVDEKDRSKRRFADGKESIVSFSNYEASEKEHDSRDGHSFEKVSKGLQRRRKPLVLNDELEGKFRDLYEKYKNHENCYHLIANALDEYGARISPIQVPRTLKKLGLQLLRKRRMSVASSADELRDGEITHLSGDGSSSLRKPLHTRKRVRALSEDQEQRIKELYEQFKDHKRCNYMIANTLDTEGSVSTAQVSRKLKQLGLFVPRKKRSDTNFHLRDDDSSELSAGSADDSDNATLMSLKRSKSQQTKIEITERQNQENGGKLDISGHDELLRDATEKLAEVRTLDMGSGTSEHAGFTETEGLWGVNQSVSALTNEANNRQPQKLHDELADFEGEVSPVESQKSIVSRRHLRMIMDLDDDE from the exons ATGGAAGGACTATCAACTATTTGTGCTGGTATAGGAATCCTCGAAGAAGACGACCACGGCAATCGAATCGGCTACTCCAAGAGCCAGTATTGCCTAG ATAATTTGAAGGATTTGTTGAGGTTTATGAGGCGAGATGATCCACAGACGAGAGAGGTTTTTAAACAAGTTTGTAAATGGAATACCGTGGGGAAAGATTTGATACCTATTATGGAGTATTGCCAAGATGACCGTAATTTAGTGTTAAATGCag TGAAGGTTCTTGTGTTTCTCACGATGCCAATTGACCCAACATCCGATGATATACCACAGCAAATAGAGTATCTTTGGGGCGTAAAATCTTCTGTAACCTTTAGTCAGATTGTTCCCGTGATACTGTCTCTTTTGGAGAAGCCGTTGGAGAATTTGGAAAG TGAAATGTTCATGGAAGATGACTGGAAGTTGGTTCAGCTGGTGCTTACGCTATTTAGGAACCTTCTAGCTATTCAAGAAATATCAACCCAGCAAAAAGTGGGTGGATCAGCCACACAATTTCTATCTCTCAGAGACAGGTTCTTAGAGTTgttatttcaagaaaacatgATGGAAATAATACTAGTACTATCACAGCATGTTGGTGGTTCTTGTGGCTACTTGCGTCAAGACAACTTGCTTTTACTGGAAACTTTTTATTACATATTTATGAGTCAAGAGCCAGAGTTGATTGCTAAAGCCTATTTAGAAAACTCAAAG GAGGATGAAAATGTTGAATCCTCACTCAAGGGTCTTAGCTGCATCATGCAAgctgaaaaagagaaaaggaagctGAATAAGCTGCATAACTTGGGTGGTTATTCACAGTTTAGCGGAACATTTACTCGCCTCACCATG GATGGTTCTAAAACGTTATTTAAGGGAAATCCCTGTTCTGCTTCTCATGATGCTTTACTGAAAGCTCACAAAAATCATCGCGGTCCATCTAAAAGAACAGTATGGGACCATGGAAAACTTCCATcaacaaaaaccaaaattttGCAGTTGCTTCATGATTTTATTGACCAATTTCTATCAGGGGGATATAATG TTTTGATGCAGTCAATTCGTGAAGATATTGATAAAGAATGTCATGCAATTCAAAACAACGATGTTGTCACTTTCTTTCAGGTTGCTTGGTTTGTTACTTCGTTCCAATATCACAAGTTCCTGAATTCAAAG CCTTGTGTTCAAGTTGACGGCAAATCATCCATTGATCAGAATGCTGATAAAACTCTATTTGGGGGTACTATGTGTGGACCAATTGCTGAATCATTAAACGAGTCCATGTTTCTAGTTCTCATTTCTAAGTGGCGCTTTGCATTTGATGGCTTGAAGGAGACAAATGACTACAAAATGCTTTCTGCAGCTGGATCTCTATTAAAAATTATG ATCCGTATACTGGATTTGGTGCTCAAGCAGTCCCTGGAAGATTCAACAGAACCTAAAACAGCACGCATCCTTCTTTACAAGTTGTTCTATAACCAAACTGAAGAAGGAATGACTCAGTTTCTCCTCAACATGATCAAATTGTTTGATACACACAAACAAGCTAAAAG TGATTTTGCCGATTTGGTGGAAACTTTATATGTAATTATACGGCTCCTGGAAAACCTCCAAACACGCGGCACATTGAGG GTCTCAAAAAGATCCAGAAAAAGGAAAGTGAAAAAGGATCTATTTAATGAATCAGTTGAAAAGGATGTTACTGCTCAGAATGAAGTTATTGGCCCCAGTTATGAACAATCTGAAGCTGTTGGCATTTTAGGAAAGGAAAAGGCAGTGGTTCATGATTCTGTAGGGACTACAAATGAAGATCTTAGTCAGGTTAGTCCGCATACAGAATTTGGAGCAGAGATAGTAAATTCTAAAAGCAAGCCAGAGGTGGAACAAAATGTTTGTCACGAGACTTATCAAGGAATAGATGATTCTTCTGGTGATGAGCAGCCAGTAACAGATGAAGTTGATTTTAACATATCCACTGTAGTCTCTGCTCTCAGTAACCAGACCATCATAAAAAATTTGTGTTGGTTGCTGAAATTCTATAAAAGCAATTCCCTTGGTACCAATCACTACATAATAAGCTTATTACGCAGAGTTTGTGAAGATCTGGAACTCTCTCCAATGCTATACCAG TTATCATTGCTCACTACATTCTACGATATTCTGGAAGAGCAGAAGTCAAGGCCATGCAAAGAACATGAGAATATTGTtctttttttgacaaatttagTTAGGAGAATGCTGAGAAAAATGAAGACCCGCCCACTTCTTTTTGTTGAAGTTCTCTTTTGGAAAACACGAGGAGAATGCCACCTTATTAATGCTGAATGCATGCTGAAAGTGGTTGGCaatttgagaaaagaaattagaaaaGGTGGATTGAATGAAGAAACTGGCTTGCCTTACGGGCAAGGATGGGTTCGGAGAAGTATAGCTGATGCACTTGGTGATGATGAGGCTGATATTATGACCTTTCATGAGGAGGTTGACGAGAA GGACAGAAGCAAAAGAAGGTTTGCTGATGGGAAAGAAAGTATTgtttcattttcaaactatgAGGCTAGCGAGAAAGAACATGATAGCAG GGATGGTCATTCTTTTGAGAAAGTGTCCAAAGGCTTGCAGAGAAGAAGAAAACCTCTCGTTCTTAATGATGAACTGGAAGGGAAATTTAGGGATCTTTATGAGAA atataaaaatcatgaaaattgCTATCATCTGATTGCAAATGCCCTTGATGAATATGGGGCAAGAATCTCACCAATTCAAGTTCCTCGGACTCTTAAGAAACTAGGTTTACAACTCTTAAGAAAGAGAAGGATGTCAGTAGCCAGTTCTGCTGATGAACTTAGAGATGGTGAAATTACTCATCTGAGTGGGGATGGCAGttcttcattgagaaaaccaCT GCACACTAGAAAAAGAGTGCGTGCACTTAGTGAAGATCAGGAACAGAGGATCAAAGAGTTGTATGAGCA GTTTAAAGATCATAAGAGATGCAACTACATGATTGCCAATACTTTGGATACTGAGGGGTCAGTTTCCACCGCACAAGTTTCGCGCAAACTAAAGCAGCTTGGCCTTTTTGTCCCCAGAAAGAAGAGGTCAGACACAAATTTCCATTTGAGGGATGACGATTCCAGTGAACTTTCTGCAGGCAGTGCAGATGATTCTGACAATGCAACATTAATGTCGTTGAAAAGGAG CAAAAGTCAGCAGACCAAAATTGAAATTACAGAAAGGCAGAACCAGGAGAATGGAGGAAAGTTGGACATTTCTGGTCATGATGAATTACTAAG GGATGCAACAGAAAAATTAGCTGAAGTGAGAACCTTAGACATGGGTTCTGGCACATCAGAACATGCTGGCTTTACTGAAACTGAAGGCCTCTGGGGGGTAAACCAATCCGTGAGCGCACTCACTAACGAGGCAAATAACAGGCAGCCTCAGAAGTTGCACGATGAATTGGCTGATTTTGAGGGTGAAGTCTCACCTGTTGAGTCCCAGAAATCCATTGTTTCAAGGAGGCACTTGAGGATGATCATGGATCTTGATGATGATGAATAA
- the LOC113760601 gene encoding protein timeless homolog isoform X2: MEGLSTICAGIGILEEDDHGNRIGYSKSQYCLDNLKDLLRFMRRDDPQTREVFKQVCKWNTVGKDLIPIMEYCQDDRNLVLNAVKVLVFLTMPIDPTSDDIPQQIEYLWGVKSSVTFSQIVPVILSLLEKPLENLESEMFMEDDWKLVQLVLTLFRNLLAIQEISTQQKVGGSATQFLSLRDRFLELLFQENMMEIILVLSQHVGGSCGYLRQDNLLLLETFYYIFMSQEPELIAKAYLENSKEDENVESSLKGLSCIMQAEKEKRKLNKLHNLGGYSQFSGTFTRLTMDGSKTLFKGNPCSASHDALLKAHKNHRGPSKRTVWDHGKLPSTKTKILQLLHDFIDQFLSGGYNVLMQSIREDIDKECHAIQNNDVVTFFQVAWFVTSFQYHKFLNSKPCVQVDGKSSIDQNADKTLFGGTMCGPIAESLNESMFLVLISKWRFAFDGLKETNDYKMLSAAGSLLKIMIRILDLVLKQSLEDSTEPKTARILLYKLFYNQTEEGMTQFLLNMIKLFDTHKQAKSDFADLVETLYVIIRLLENLQTRGTLRVSKRSRKRKVKKDLFNESVEKDVTAQNEVIGPSYEQSEAVGILGKEKAVVHDSVGTTNEDLSQVSPHTEFGAEIVNSKSKPEVEQNVCHETYQGIDDSSGDEQPVTDEVDFNISTVVSALSNQTIIKNLCWLLKFYKSNSLGTNHYIISLLRRVCEDLELSPMLYQLSLLTTFYDILEEQKSRPCKEHENIVLFLTNLVRRMLRKMKTRPLLFVEVLFWKTRGECHLINAECMLKVVGNLRKEIRKGGLNEETGLPYGQGWVRRSIADALGDDEADIMTFHEEVDEKSKRRFADGKESIVSFSNYEASEKEHDSRDGHSFEKVSKGLQRRRKPLVLNDELEGKFRDLYEKYKNHENCYHLIANALDEYGARISPIQVPRTLKKLGLQLLRKRRMSVASSADELRDGEITHLSGDGSSSLRKPLHTRKRVRALSEDQEQRIKELYEQFKDHKRCNYMIANTLDTEGSVSTAQVSRKLKQLGLFVPRKKRSDTNFHLRDDDSSELSAGSADDSDNATLMSLKRRSKSETKYASRQNPESARQPSLDNSDDEMLRSFLRKSQQTKIEITERQNQENGGKLDISGHDELLRDATEKLAEVRTLDMGSGTSEHAGFTETEGLWGVNQSVSALTNEANNRQPQKLHDELADFEGEVSPVESQKSIVSRRHLRMIMDLDDDE; this comes from the exons ATGGAAGGACTATCAACTATTTGTGCTGGTATAGGAATCCTCGAAGAAGACGACCACGGCAATCGAATCGGCTACTCCAAGAGCCAGTATTGCCTAG ATAATTTGAAGGATTTGTTGAGGTTTATGAGGCGAGATGATCCACAGACGAGAGAGGTTTTTAAACAAGTTTGTAAATGGAATACCGTGGGGAAAGATTTGATACCTATTATGGAGTATTGCCAAGATGACCGTAATTTAGTGTTAAATGCag TGAAGGTTCTTGTGTTTCTCACGATGCCAATTGACCCAACATCCGATGATATACCACAGCAAATAGAGTATCTTTGGGGCGTAAAATCTTCTGTAACCTTTAGTCAGATTGTTCCCGTGATACTGTCTCTTTTGGAGAAGCCGTTGGAGAATTTGGAAAG TGAAATGTTCATGGAAGATGACTGGAAGTTGGTTCAGCTGGTGCTTACGCTATTTAGGAACCTTCTAGCTATTCAAGAAATATCAACCCAGCAAAAAGTGGGTGGATCAGCCACACAATTTCTATCTCTCAGAGACAGGTTCTTAGAGTTgttatttcaagaaaacatgATGGAAATAATACTAGTACTATCACAGCATGTTGGTGGTTCTTGTGGCTACTTGCGTCAAGACAACTTGCTTTTACTGGAAACTTTTTATTACATATTTATGAGTCAAGAGCCAGAGTTGATTGCTAAAGCCTATTTAGAAAACTCAAAG GAGGATGAAAATGTTGAATCCTCACTCAAGGGTCTTAGCTGCATCATGCAAgctgaaaaagagaaaaggaagctGAATAAGCTGCATAACTTGGGTGGTTATTCACAGTTTAGCGGAACATTTACTCGCCTCACCATG GATGGTTCTAAAACGTTATTTAAGGGAAATCCCTGTTCTGCTTCTCATGATGCTTTACTGAAAGCTCACAAAAATCATCGCGGTCCATCTAAAAGAACAGTATGGGACCATGGAAAACTTCCATcaacaaaaaccaaaattttGCAGTTGCTTCATGATTTTATTGACCAATTTCTATCAGGGGGATATAATG TTTTGATGCAGTCAATTCGTGAAGATATTGATAAAGAATGTCATGCAATTCAAAACAACGATGTTGTCACTTTCTTTCAGGTTGCTTGGTTTGTTACTTCGTTCCAATATCACAAGTTCCTGAATTCAAAG CCTTGTGTTCAAGTTGACGGCAAATCATCCATTGATCAGAATGCTGATAAAACTCTATTTGGGGGTACTATGTGTGGACCAATTGCTGAATCATTAAACGAGTCCATGTTTCTAGTTCTCATTTCTAAGTGGCGCTTTGCATTTGATGGCTTGAAGGAGACAAATGACTACAAAATGCTTTCTGCAGCTGGATCTCTATTAAAAATTATG ATCCGTATACTGGATTTGGTGCTCAAGCAGTCCCTGGAAGATTCAACAGAACCTAAAACAGCACGCATCCTTCTTTACAAGTTGTTCTATAACCAAACTGAAGAAGGAATGACTCAGTTTCTCCTCAACATGATCAAATTGTTTGATACACACAAACAAGCTAAAAG TGATTTTGCCGATTTGGTGGAAACTTTATATGTAATTATACGGCTCCTGGAAAACCTCCAAACACGCGGCACATTGAGG GTCTCAAAAAGATCCAGAAAAAGGAAAGTGAAAAAGGATCTATTTAATGAATCAGTTGAAAAGGATGTTACTGCTCAGAATGAAGTTATTGGCCCCAGTTATGAACAATCTGAAGCTGTTGGCATTTTAGGAAAGGAAAAGGCAGTGGTTCATGATTCTGTAGGGACTACAAATGAAGATCTTAGTCAGGTTAGTCCGCATACAGAATTTGGAGCAGAGATAGTAAATTCTAAAAGCAAGCCAGAGGTGGAACAAAATGTTTGTCACGAGACTTATCAAGGAATAGATGATTCTTCTGGTGATGAGCAGCCAGTAACAGATGAAGTTGATTTTAACATATCCACTGTAGTCTCTGCTCTCAGTAACCAGACCATCATAAAAAATTTGTGTTGGTTGCTGAAATTCTATAAAAGCAATTCCCTTGGTACCAATCACTACATAATAAGCTTATTACGCAGAGTTTGTGAAGATCTGGAACTCTCTCCAATGCTATACCAG TTATCATTGCTCACTACATTCTACGATATTCTGGAAGAGCAGAAGTCAAGGCCATGCAAAGAACATGAGAATATTGTtctttttttgacaaatttagTTAGGAGAATGCTGAGAAAAATGAAGACCCGCCCACTTCTTTTTGTTGAAGTTCTCTTTTGGAAAACACGAGGAGAATGCCACCTTATTAATGCTGAATGCATGCTGAAAGTGGTTGGCaatttgagaaaagaaattagaaaaGGTGGATTGAATGAAGAAACTGGCTTGCCTTACGGGCAAGGATGGGTTCGGAGAAGTATAGCTGATGCACTTGGTGATGATGAGGCTGATATTATGACCTTTCATGAGGAGGTTGACGAGAA AAGCAAAAGAAGGTTTGCTGATGGGAAAGAAAGTATTgtttcattttcaaactatgAGGCTAGCGAGAAAGAACATGATAGCAG GGATGGTCATTCTTTTGAGAAAGTGTCCAAAGGCTTGCAGAGAAGAAGAAAACCTCTCGTTCTTAATGATGAACTGGAAGGGAAATTTAGGGATCTTTATGAGAA atataaaaatcatgaaaattgCTATCATCTGATTGCAAATGCCCTTGATGAATATGGGGCAAGAATCTCACCAATTCAAGTTCCTCGGACTCTTAAGAAACTAGGTTTACAACTCTTAAGAAAGAGAAGGATGTCAGTAGCCAGTTCTGCTGATGAACTTAGAGATGGTGAAATTACTCATCTGAGTGGGGATGGCAGttcttcattgagaaaaccaCT GCACACTAGAAAAAGAGTGCGTGCACTTAGTGAAGATCAGGAACAGAGGATCAAAGAGTTGTATGAGCA GTTTAAAGATCATAAGAGATGCAACTACATGATTGCCAATACTTTGGATACTGAGGGGTCAGTTTCCACCGCACAAGTTTCGCGCAAACTAAAGCAGCTTGGCCTTTTTGTCCCCAGAAAGAAGAGGTCAGACACAAATTTCCATTTGAGGGATGACGATTCCAGTGAACTTTCTGCAGGCAGTGCAGATGATTCTGACAATGCAACATTAATGTCGTTGAAAAGGAG GAGCAAAAGTGAAACTAAATATGCATCAAGACAGAACCCGGAGTCTGCAAGACAGCCATCACTGGATAATTCTGATGATGAAATGTTGCGGTCTTTTCTGCG CAAAAGTCAGCAGACCAAAATTGAAATTACAGAAAGGCAGAACCAGGAGAATGGAGGAAAGTTGGACATTTCTGGTCATGATGAATTACTAAG GGATGCAACAGAAAAATTAGCTGAAGTGAGAACCTTAGACATGGGTTCTGGCACATCAGAACATGCTGGCTTTACTGAAACTGAAGGCCTCTGGGGGGTAAACCAATCCGTGAGCGCACTCACTAACGAGGCAAATAACAGGCAGCCTCAGAAGTTGCACGATGAATTGGCTGATTTTGAGGGTGAAGTCTCACCTGTTGAGTCCCAGAAATCCATTGTTTCAAGGAGGCACTTGAGGATGATCATGGATCTTGATGATGATGAATAA
- the LOC113760601 gene encoding protein timeless homolog isoform X1 has translation MEGLSTICAGIGILEEDDHGNRIGYSKSQYCLDNLKDLLRFMRRDDPQTREVFKQVCKWNTVGKDLIPIMEYCQDDRNLVLNAVKVLVFLTMPIDPTSDDIPQQIEYLWGVKSSVTFSQIVPVILSLLEKPLENLESEMFMEDDWKLVQLVLTLFRNLLAIQEISTQQKVGGSATQFLSLRDRFLELLFQENMMEIILVLSQHVGGSCGYLRQDNLLLLETFYYIFMSQEPELIAKAYLENSKEDENVESSLKGLSCIMQAEKEKRKLNKLHNLGGYSQFSGTFTRLTMDGSKTLFKGNPCSASHDALLKAHKNHRGPSKRTVWDHGKLPSTKTKILQLLHDFIDQFLSGGYNVLMQSIREDIDKECHAIQNNDVVTFFQVAWFVTSFQYHKFLNSKPCVQVDGKSSIDQNADKTLFGGTMCGPIAESLNESMFLVLISKWRFAFDGLKETNDYKMLSAAGSLLKIMIRILDLVLKQSLEDSTEPKTARILLYKLFYNQTEEGMTQFLLNMIKLFDTHKQAKSDFADLVETLYVIIRLLENLQTRGTLRVSKRSRKRKVKKDLFNESVEKDVTAQNEVIGPSYEQSEAVGILGKEKAVVHDSVGTTNEDLSQVSPHTEFGAEIVNSKSKPEVEQNVCHETYQGIDDSSGDEQPVTDEVDFNISTVVSALSNQTIIKNLCWLLKFYKSNSLGTNHYIISLLRRVCEDLELSPMLYQLSLLTTFYDILEEQKSRPCKEHENIVLFLTNLVRRMLRKMKTRPLLFVEVLFWKTRGECHLINAECMLKVVGNLRKEIRKGGLNEETGLPYGQGWVRRSIADALGDDEADIMTFHEEVDEKDRSKRRFADGKESIVSFSNYEASEKEHDSRDGHSFEKVSKGLQRRRKPLVLNDELEGKFRDLYEKYKNHENCYHLIANALDEYGARISPIQVPRTLKKLGLQLLRKRRMSVASSADELRDGEITHLSGDGSSSLRKPLHTRKRVRALSEDQEQRIKELYEQFKDHKRCNYMIANTLDTEGSVSTAQVSRKLKQLGLFVPRKKRSDTNFHLRDDDSSELSAGSADDSDNATLMSLKRRSKSETKYASRQNPESARQPSLDNSDDEMLRSFLRKSQQTKIEITERQNQENGGKLDISGHDELLRDATEKLAEVRTLDMGSGTSEHAGFTETEGLWGVNQSVSALTNEANNRQPQKLHDELADFEGEVSPVESQKSIVSRRHLRMIMDLDDDE, from the exons ATGGAAGGACTATCAACTATTTGTGCTGGTATAGGAATCCTCGAAGAAGACGACCACGGCAATCGAATCGGCTACTCCAAGAGCCAGTATTGCCTAG ATAATTTGAAGGATTTGTTGAGGTTTATGAGGCGAGATGATCCACAGACGAGAGAGGTTTTTAAACAAGTTTGTAAATGGAATACCGTGGGGAAAGATTTGATACCTATTATGGAGTATTGCCAAGATGACCGTAATTTAGTGTTAAATGCag TGAAGGTTCTTGTGTTTCTCACGATGCCAATTGACCCAACATCCGATGATATACCACAGCAAATAGAGTATCTTTGGGGCGTAAAATCTTCTGTAACCTTTAGTCAGATTGTTCCCGTGATACTGTCTCTTTTGGAGAAGCCGTTGGAGAATTTGGAAAG TGAAATGTTCATGGAAGATGACTGGAAGTTGGTTCAGCTGGTGCTTACGCTATTTAGGAACCTTCTAGCTATTCAAGAAATATCAACCCAGCAAAAAGTGGGTGGATCAGCCACACAATTTCTATCTCTCAGAGACAGGTTCTTAGAGTTgttatttcaagaaaacatgATGGAAATAATACTAGTACTATCACAGCATGTTGGTGGTTCTTGTGGCTACTTGCGTCAAGACAACTTGCTTTTACTGGAAACTTTTTATTACATATTTATGAGTCAAGAGCCAGAGTTGATTGCTAAAGCCTATTTAGAAAACTCAAAG GAGGATGAAAATGTTGAATCCTCACTCAAGGGTCTTAGCTGCATCATGCAAgctgaaaaagagaaaaggaagctGAATAAGCTGCATAACTTGGGTGGTTATTCACAGTTTAGCGGAACATTTACTCGCCTCACCATG GATGGTTCTAAAACGTTATTTAAGGGAAATCCCTGTTCTGCTTCTCATGATGCTTTACTGAAAGCTCACAAAAATCATCGCGGTCCATCTAAAAGAACAGTATGGGACCATGGAAAACTTCCATcaacaaaaaccaaaattttGCAGTTGCTTCATGATTTTATTGACCAATTTCTATCAGGGGGATATAATG TTTTGATGCAGTCAATTCGTGAAGATATTGATAAAGAATGTCATGCAATTCAAAACAACGATGTTGTCACTTTCTTTCAGGTTGCTTGGTTTGTTACTTCGTTCCAATATCACAAGTTCCTGAATTCAAAG CCTTGTGTTCAAGTTGACGGCAAATCATCCATTGATCAGAATGCTGATAAAACTCTATTTGGGGGTACTATGTGTGGACCAATTGCTGAATCATTAAACGAGTCCATGTTTCTAGTTCTCATTTCTAAGTGGCGCTTTGCATTTGATGGCTTGAAGGAGACAAATGACTACAAAATGCTTTCTGCAGCTGGATCTCTATTAAAAATTATG ATCCGTATACTGGATTTGGTGCTCAAGCAGTCCCTGGAAGATTCAACAGAACCTAAAACAGCACGCATCCTTCTTTACAAGTTGTTCTATAACCAAACTGAAGAAGGAATGACTCAGTTTCTCCTCAACATGATCAAATTGTTTGATACACACAAACAAGCTAAAAG TGATTTTGCCGATTTGGTGGAAACTTTATATGTAATTATACGGCTCCTGGAAAACCTCCAAACACGCGGCACATTGAGG GTCTCAAAAAGATCCAGAAAAAGGAAAGTGAAAAAGGATCTATTTAATGAATCAGTTGAAAAGGATGTTACTGCTCAGAATGAAGTTATTGGCCCCAGTTATGAACAATCTGAAGCTGTTGGCATTTTAGGAAAGGAAAAGGCAGTGGTTCATGATTCTGTAGGGACTACAAATGAAGATCTTAGTCAGGTTAGTCCGCATACAGAATTTGGAGCAGAGATAGTAAATTCTAAAAGCAAGCCAGAGGTGGAACAAAATGTTTGTCACGAGACTTATCAAGGAATAGATGATTCTTCTGGTGATGAGCAGCCAGTAACAGATGAAGTTGATTTTAACATATCCACTGTAGTCTCTGCTCTCAGTAACCAGACCATCATAAAAAATTTGTGTTGGTTGCTGAAATTCTATAAAAGCAATTCCCTTGGTACCAATCACTACATAATAAGCTTATTACGCAGAGTTTGTGAAGATCTGGAACTCTCTCCAATGCTATACCAG TTATCATTGCTCACTACATTCTACGATATTCTGGAAGAGCAGAAGTCAAGGCCATGCAAAGAACATGAGAATATTGTtctttttttgacaaatttagTTAGGAGAATGCTGAGAAAAATGAAGACCCGCCCACTTCTTTTTGTTGAAGTTCTCTTTTGGAAAACACGAGGAGAATGCCACCTTATTAATGCTGAATGCATGCTGAAAGTGGTTGGCaatttgagaaaagaaattagaaaaGGTGGATTGAATGAAGAAACTGGCTTGCCTTACGGGCAAGGATGGGTTCGGAGAAGTATAGCTGATGCACTTGGTGATGATGAGGCTGATATTATGACCTTTCATGAGGAGGTTGACGAGAA GGACAGAAGCAAAAGAAGGTTTGCTGATGGGAAAGAAAGTATTgtttcattttcaaactatgAGGCTAGCGAGAAAGAACATGATAGCAG GGATGGTCATTCTTTTGAGAAAGTGTCCAAAGGCTTGCAGAGAAGAAGAAAACCTCTCGTTCTTAATGATGAACTGGAAGGGAAATTTAGGGATCTTTATGAGAA atataaaaatcatgaaaattgCTATCATCTGATTGCAAATGCCCTTGATGAATATGGGGCAAGAATCTCACCAATTCAAGTTCCTCGGACTCTTAAGAAACTAGGTTTACAACTCTTAAGAAAGAGAAGGATGTCAGTAGCCAGTTCTGCTGATGAACTTAGAGATGGTGAAATTACTCATCTGAGTGGGGATGGCAGttcttcattgagaaaaccaCT GCACACTAGAAAAAGAGTGCGTGCACTTAGTGAAGATCAGGAACAGAGGATCAAAGAGTTGTATGAGCA GTTTAAAGATCATAAGAGATGCAACTACATGATTGCCAATACTTTGGATACTGAGGGGTCAGTTTCCACCGCACAAGTTTCGCGCAAACTAAAGCAGCTTGGCCTTTTTGTCCCCAGAAAGAAGAGGTCAGACACAAATTTCCATTTGAGGGATGACGATTCCAGTGAACTTTCTGCAGGCAGTGCAGATGATTCTGACAATGCAACATTAATGTCGTTGAAAAGGAG GAGCAAAAGTGAAACTAAATATGCATCAAGACAGAACCCGGAGTCTGCAAGACAGCCATCACTGGATAATTCTGATGATGAAATGTTGCGGTCTTTTCTGCG CAAAAGTCAGCAGACCAAAATTGAAATTACAGAAAGGCAGAACCAGGAGAATGGAGGAAAGTTGGACATTTCTGGTCATGATGAATTACTAAG GGATGCAACAGAAAAATTAGCTGAAGTGAGAACCTTAGACATGGGTTCTGGCACATCAGAACATGCTGGCTTTACTGAAACTGAAGGCCTCTGGGGGGTAAACCAATCCGTGAGCGCACTCACTAACGAGGCAAATAACAGGCAGCCTCAGAAGTTGCACGATGAATTGGCTGATTTTGAGGGTGAAGTCTCACCTGTTGAGTCCCAGAAATCCATTGTTTCAAGGAGGCACTTGAGGATGATCATGGATCTTGATGATGATGAATAA